One genomic window of Quercus robur chromosome 6, dhQueRobu3.1, whole genome shotgun sequence includes the following:
- the LOC126688616 gene encoding uncharacterized protein LOC126688616 isoform X1, with protein sequence MVLSLSRTRLLLLLPKPALQLHFRKMGLPISQRWCSTKPSFRIETQQSLDSKKVEQRAVATKPEMKKYMELNPGHLPEATQLRNKVGGAWNTLKGIFTNIKEKMLGNSHQNQITSETSDSASNRRASEIITSQNKSQNTEFGEPKSELQTFEAVEGSNSTKESLSTSVESHLIGESSSRDVVDATASELTKTSTCPNRSYRTEHGNPESIGKSSGANLYPLVTEKKTLTSGPSHMMSEIYSEELVKMTGPEVSKVHTRPDNIRYSETENVVQSSESFVDSHSYEKINSGNAGSHKMREISSEDQPKVKLENEQRLREEAMSGIVGVLDRNQKAEVEHLIYSMHQLPGEASRILKKDGADGVHQLNKKIANLVQKMMADSGVGKVPTSSNGAQKIKGLADLYRTKNDRSREIPCKQSNSLTPGTFSKDLGETPGENISEDYDIRDLIYCIKELPSEKSPAISHNSSSFTDSKQVRMGGSVERAQPQANMQDTDANRGQASLITHSMGKESNNLSGRPSTGFPFMACAELSENEQDNSSDFAASDYIKSKPVTQVPIPAKEDLDNFLITNFTKEESAENKVLVRFLFRNTQDSDIISAFKDCGPIVKIQHISSVKGSIFKDVYVHFKKREGLQKALKKTDLIVRNADVVVKAASPVDDAPSRILVPELIGDPDVPTALVKNPTRTVKIEQLTHDISSDQLQEALAFCGSGISSFYLGSSSCVAYVEFETEDSKERAIAKHSIYISGKQLLIFRIDAPRTTVVRVSNINSLQGKIHDICSSFGEVKAIVMRYAGTGDVHFKLCEWPNMLHILNSLNGMEVDGHRLLARPAPVFPPKILQALWSQPNERRHILAVMTAMRWRSNRHDEL encoded by the exons ATGGTGCTCTCACTCTCACGTactcgtcttcttcttcttcttccaaaacCAGCGCTTCAGCTTCATTTCCGCAAGATGG GGCTTCCCATATCACAAAGATGGTGTTCAACTAAGCCTTCGTTCAGGATAGAGACCCAGCAGTCTTTGGACTCAAAGAAAGTTGAGCAGAGGGCAGTGGCTACAAAACCAGAAATGAAGAA ATATATGGAATTGAATCCAGGGCACCTCCCAGAAGCAACACAACTTCGTAACAAAGTGGGGGGAGCATGGAACACTCTGAAGGGCATTTTTACTAATATAAAGGAAAAGATGCTAGGGAATTCTCATCAGAATCAAATCACCAGTGAGACATCAGATTCTGCATCTAATAGGAGAGCATCTGAGATTATCACTTCACAGAACAAATCACAAAATACTGAATTTGGCGAGCCCAAAAGTGAACTTCAGACTTTTGAAGCTGTAGAGGGTTCTAACAGTACCAAGGAGAGTCTTTCAACAAGTGTAGAATCTCATTTAATTGGAGAAAGCTCTTCCAGGGATGTAGTTGATGCAACGGCTTCTGAGCTCACCAAGACAAGTACTTGTCCAAATAGAAGTTATAGAACTGAACATGGCAACCCTGAAAGTATAGGTAAATCATCAGGAGCCAATTTATATCCTCTTGTTACTGAGAAGAAAACTCTGACAAGTGGGCCATCACATATGATGAGTGAAATTTATTCGGAGGAATTGGTCAAAATGACAGGTCCTGAGGTAAGTAAGGTGCATACTAGACCAGATAATATTAGATACAGTGAGACAGAAAATGTCGTTCAATCGTCAGAATCATTTGTAGATTCTCACAGTTATGAGAAAATTAATTCAGGAAATGCAGGTTCCCATAAGATGAGGGAAATCTCTTCAGAGGATCAACCCAAAGTCAAGCTTGAAAATGAGCAGAGGCTGCGTGAGGAAGCGATGTCAGGCATTGTTGgggttttggatagaaatcaAAAGGCAGAGGTTGAGCACTTAATTTACTCAATGCACCAATTACCCGGTGAAGCTTCTAGAATATTGAAAAAAGATGGTGCAGATGGAGTGCATCAACTTAATAAGAAAATTGCAAATTTAGTTCAAAAAATGATGGCAGACTCTGGTGTGGGTAAAGTTCCCACTTCATCTAATGGTGCCCAAAAGATCAAAGGTTTGGCAGACCTGTATAGGACAAAGAATGATCGATCTAGAGAAATTCCTTGTAAACAGAGTAACTCTTTAACACCCGGTACATTTTCAAAAGATTTGGGTGAAACTcctggggaaaatatttcagaAGATTATGATATTAGAGATCTAATTTACTGCATTAAGGAGCTGCCTAGCGAAAAATCACCTGCTATATCTCATAATAGTTCTAGCTTTACTGATTCTAAACAAGTCAGGATGGGAGGCTCAGTTGAAAGGGCCCAACCCCAGGCTAATATGCAAGACACTGATGCTAATAGAGGACAAGCTTCATTGATAACCCATTCTATGGGCAAGGAAAGTAACAATTTGAGTGGAAGGCCTAGTACGGGATTTCCATTCATGGCATGTGCTGAGTTGAGTGAGAATGAGCAGGATAACAGTTCAGATTTTGCAGCCTCTGATTACATAAAGTCAAAGCCAGTCACACAGGTTCCTATTCCAGCTAAAGAAGACCTAGATAACTTTCTGATTACAAACTTTACAAAAGAAGAATCTGCAGAAAACAAAGTATTGGTTAGATTTCTGTTCAGAAATACACAGGACAGTGATATAATTTCTGCATTTAAGGATTGTGGGCCCATTGTGAAGATACAACATATTTCCTCTGTTAAAGGAAGCATTTTCAAAGATGTCTATGTGCATTTTAAG AAAAGGGAAGGATTGCAAAAGGCTCTCAAGAAAACTGATCTGATTGTAAGAAATGCAGATGTTGTTGTGAAAGCGGCTTCTCCAGTGGATGATGCCCCTAGTAGGATTTTAGTTCCTGAGCTAATTGGTGATCCTGATGTTCCTACTGCACTAGTTAAGAATCCCACCAGAACAGTGAAAATTGAACAATTGACTCATGATATAAGCTCAGATCAGCTGCAAGAAGCTCTTGCTTTCTGTGGGAGTGGCATATCCAGCTTTTACTTGGGTTCATCTAGTTGTGTTGCTTATGTGGAATTTGAG ACAGAAGATTCCAAAGAGAGAGCAATTGCAAAACATTCCATATATATTTCTGGGAAGCAGCTCTTGATCTTTAGAATTGATGCACCAAGAACGACAGTTGTACGTGTTTCAAACATTAATAGCCTGCAAGGGAAAATCCATGACATATGCAGTTCTTTTGGAGAGGTCAAAGCAATAGTCATGAGATATGCAGGCACAGGGGATGTGCATTTCAAGCTCTGTGAATGGCCTAATATGTTACACATTCTCAATAG TTTGAATGGAATGGAAGTAGATGGTCACCGGTTGCTTGCTCGGCCCGCTCCTGTATTTCCACCTAAAATCCTCCAAGCCCTTTGGAGTCAGCCAAATGAAAGAAGACATATTCTAGCTGTTATGACTGCAATGCGTTGGAGATCCAATAGACATGATGAACTATGA
- the LOC126688616 gene encoding uncharacterized protein LOC126688616 isoform X2 — MELNPGHLPEATQLRNKVGGAWNTLKGIFTNIKEKMLGNSHQNQITSETSDSASNRRASEIITSQNKSQNTEFGEPKSELQTFEAVEGSNSTKESLSTSVESHLIGESSSRDVVDATASELTKTSTCPNRSYRTEHGNPESIGKSSGANLYPLVTEKKTLTSGPSHMMSEIYSEELVKMTGPEVSKVHTRPDNIRYSETENVVQSSESFVDSHSYEKINSGNAGSHKMREISSEDQPKVKLENEQRLREEAMSGIVGVLDRNQKAEVEHLIYSMHQLPGEASRILKKDGADGVHQLNKKIANLVQKMMADSGVGKVPTSSNGAQKIKGLADLYRTKNDRSREIPCKQSNSLTPGTFSKDLGETPGENISEDYDIRDLIYCIKELPSEKSPAISHNSSSFTDSKQVRMGGSVERAQPQANMQDTDANRGQASLITHSMGKESNNLSGRPSTGFPFMACAELSENEQDNSSDFAASDYIKSKPVTQVPIPAKEDLDNFLITNFTKEESAENKVLVRFLFRNTQDSDIISAFKDCGPIVKIQHISSVKGSIFKDVYVHFKKREGLQKALKKTDLIVRNADVVVKAASPVDDAPSRILVPELIGDPDVPTALVKNPTRTVKIEQLTHDISSDQLQEALAFCGSGISSFYLGSSSCVAYVEFETEDSKERAIAKHSIYISGKQLLIFRIDAPRTTVVRVSNINSLQGKIHDICSSFGEVKAIVMRYAGTGDVHFKLCEWPNMLHILNSLNGMEVDGHRLLARPAPVFPPKILQALWSQPNERRHILAVMTAMRWRSNRHDEL; from the exons ATGGAATTGAATCCAGGGCACCTCCCAGAAGCAACACAACTTCGTAACAAAGTGGGGGGAGCATGGAACACTCTGAAGGGCATTTTTACTAATATAAAGGAAAAGATGCTAGGGAATTCTCATCAGAATCAAATCACCAGTGAGACATCAGATTCTGCATCTAATAGGAGAGCATCTGAGATTATCACTTCACAGAACAAATCACAAAATACTGAATTTGGCGAGCCCAAAAGTGAACTTCAGACTTTTGAAGCTGTAGAGGGTTCTAACAGTACCAAGGAGAGTCTTTCAACAAGTGTAGAATCTCATTTAATTGGAGAAAGCTCTTCCAGGGATGTAGTTGATGCAACGGCTTCTGAGCTCACCAAGACAAGTACTTGTCCAAATAGAAGTTATAGAACTGAACATGGCAACCCTGAAAGTATAGGTAAATCATCAGGAGCCAATTTATATCCTCTTGTTACTGAGAAGAAAACTCTGACAAGTGGGCCATCACATATGATGAGTGAAATTTATTCGGAGGAATTGGTCAAAATGACAGGTCCTGAGGTAAGTAAGGTGCATACTAGACCAGATAATATTAGATACAGTGAGACAGAAAATGTCGTTCAATCGTCAGAATCATTTGTAGATTCTCACAGTTATGAGAAAATTAATTCAGGAAATGCAGGTTCCCATAAGATGAGGGAAATCTCTTCAGAGGATCAACCCAAAGTCAAGCTTGAAAATGAGCAGAGGCTGCGTGAGGAAGCGATGTCAGGCATTGTTGgggttttggatagaaatcaAAAGGCAGAGGTTGAGCACTTAATTTACTCAATGCACCAATTACCCGGTGAAGCTTCTAGAATATTGAAAAAAGATGGTGCAGATGGAGTGCATCAACTTAATAAGAAAATTGCAAATTTAGTTCAAAAAATGATGGCAGACTCTGGTGTGGGTAAAGTTCCCACTTCATCTAATGGTGCCCAAAAGATCAAAGGTTTGGCAGACCTGTATAGGACAAAGAATGATCGATCTAGAGAAATTCCTTGTAAACAGAGTAACTCTTTAACACCCGGTACATTTTCAAAAGATTTGGGTGAAACTcctggggaaaatatttcagaAGATTATGATATTAGAGATCTAATTTACTGCATTAAGGAGCTGCCTAGCGAAAAATCACCTGCTATATCTCATAATAGTTCTAGCTTTACTGATTCTAAACAAGTCAGGATGGGAGGCTCAGTTGAAAGGGCCCAACCCCAGGCTAATATGCAAGACACTGATGCTAATAGAGGACAAGCTTCATTGATAACCCATTCTATGGGCAAGGAAAGTAACAATTTGAGTGGAAGGCCTAGTACGGGATTTCCATTCATGGCATGTGCTGAGTTGAGTGAGAATGAGCAGGATAACAGTTCAGATTTTGCAGCCTCTGATTACATAAAGTCAAAGCCAGTCACACAGGTTCCTATTCCAGCTAAAGAAGACCTAGATAACTTTCTGATTACAAACTTTACAAAAGAAGAATCTGCAGAAAACAAAGTATTGGTTAGATTTCTGTTCAGAAATACACAGGACAGTGATATAATTTCTGCATTTAAGGATTGTGGGCCCATTGTGAAGATACAACATATTTCCTCTGTTAAAGGAAGCATTTTCAAAGATGTCTATGTGCATTTTAAG AAAAGGGAAGGATTGCAAAAGGCTCTCAAGAAAACTGATCTGATTGTAAGAAATGCAGATGTTGTTGTGAAAGCGGCTTCTCCAGTGGATGATGCCCCTAGTAGGATTTTAGTTCCTGAGCTAATTGGTGATCCTGATGTTCCTACTGCACTAGTTAAGAATCCCACCAGAACAGTGAAAATTGAACAATTGACTCATGATATAAGCTCAGATCAGCTGCAAGAAGCTCTTGCTTTCTGTGGGAGTGGCATATCCAGCTTTTACTTGGGTTCATCTAGTTGTGTTGCTTATGTGGAATTTGAG ACAGAAGATTCCAAAGAGAGAGCAATTGCAAAACATTCCATATATATTTCTGGGAAGCAGCTCTTGATCTTTAGAATTGATGCACCAAGAACGACAGTTGTACGTGTTTCAAACATTAATAGCCTGCAAGGGAAAATCCATGACATATGCAGTTCTTTTGGAGAGGTCAAAGCAATAGTCATGAGATATGCAGGCACAGGGGATGTGCATTTCAAGCTCTGTGAATGGCCTAATATGTTACACATTCTCAATAG TTTGAATGGAATGGAAGTAGATGGTCACCGGTTGCTTGCTCGGCCCGCTCCTGTATTTCCACCTAAAATCCTCCAAGCCCTTTGGAGTCAGCCAAATGAAAGAAGACATATTCTAGCTGTTATGACTGCAATGCGTTGGAGATCCAATAGACATGATGAACTATGA
- the LOC126688618 gene encoding putative protein phosphatase 2C-like protein 44: protein MGLKDLHLKFKAFRLRRFLIGDGKRKKKGLEFTRRPSWMMPVSHGYYVVEDQSFRGGSEDFECSSVVVQREPVGDIECWFFGVSDNQIADGIHKYIQSHLFSKNPNETQVRRNSKEIMKKAYLCARAKIRETYEADEIWRAGSVSALVMNAEKLVTAYMGDYRAVVCRNGVAQQISSCDQQSGKRHWSRRLMSVRILGFNLGKVKQPRGSELVIDAERIDSSTEFVIIASAGIWEVMQNQEAVNLIRHLEDPKEAAGCLAKEALNRMSKSSIACLIIHFD from the exons ATGGGACTGAAGGATCTTCATCTCAAGTTCAAG GCATTCAGGCTGAGACGCTTTCTCATAGGAGATggcaagagaaagaaaaaagggctAGAGTTTACAAGAAGGCCCTCATGGATGATGCCAGTTTCACATGGATATTATGTTGTGGAGGATCAATCATTTAGAGGTGGTTCAGAGGACTTTGAGTGTAGCTCAGTTGTGGTTCAGCGAGAGCCAGTTGGAGACATTGAATGTTGGTTTTTTGGGGTTTCCGATAATCAAATTGCAGATGGAATTCACAAGTATATTCAATCCCATTTATTTAGCAAGAACCCCAATGAG ACTCAGGTTAGGAGGAATAGCAAAGAGATAATGAAAAAGGCATACCTTTGTGCTAGAGCAAAGATTAGGGAGACATATGAAGCAGATGAGATATGGAGAGCAGGTTCAGTATCTGCGTTGGTGATGAATGCGGAAAAGCTTGTGACAGCTTACATGGGAGACTATAGAGCTGTTGTCTGCAGAAATGGTGTGGCTCAGCAGATAAGCAGCTGCGACCAGCAATCAGGCAAAAGACACTGGTCTCGCAGACTTATGTCAG TACGCATATTAGGATTCAATTTGGGCAAAGTTAAGCAACCCAGAGGCTCAGAACTTGTTATTGATGCTGAAAGAATTGATTCCAGTACTGAATTTGTCATCATAGCAAGCGCTGGCATATGGGAG GTAATGCAGAATCAAGAGGCTGTGAATCTCATCAGGCACTTAGAAGATCCCAAAGAAGCTGCTGGGTGCTTGGCAAAGGAGGCTTTAAATAGAATGAGCAAAAGCAGCATTGCTTGCTTGATCATTCACTTTGACTAA